One Baekduia alba genomic window, CCGAGCGCGGCGACCAGGCCGGCGACGTCCTGCGGGACGAACCACGTGTACTGCGCGGCCGTGCCCTCGACGAAGCCGGCGCCGCCGGCGCCGGGCTGCGCGACGAACGCGCCGGTCGCCGCGGCGCGCGGCTGCATCAGGCCGGTCGCCGGGTCGAAGACGTTGCGCCAGTTGCCGGCGCGGGCGGCGAACGCGCCGCAGGTGGCGGCGTCGCCGGCGCCCGCCGCGACGCGGGCGATCCCGAAGTCGGCGAGCGCGTACTCGAGCGTCGTGGACGCCGTGCCCCACACCTTGGCGGGCGCCACGGTCTGGCCGGGCGAGTCGGTGTTCTGCTCGAAGCCGACGTAGCCGAGGCGCTGGTAGTCGTCCAGGCCGGCGCGCTCCACGTAGCCGCCGTTGGCGATCACCTTGGGTTGGGTGGCGCCGGCGACCATCGCCCTGACCGCCGCCTTGGCGTCGAAGTCGCGCGCGCCGAACGCGTAGGCGCCGGCGATCAGCAGGTCGGCGGGATCGCCGACCATGACGTTGGTCTGGCCCGAGAGCACCGGCCACTTCGGCAGGCTGCCGCCGTCGTGCTGGTCGGCGACCATGCTGCGCACGAGGTCGGACGCCGCCCGCGGCGCGACGAGCGCCATCAGCGGCATCTGCGAGCGGTAGGTGTCCCACCCGGAGATGTTGGAGTACTTGTCGAAGCCGGCGGCGCGATGGACGCGGCCGTCCTGGCCCAGGTAGCGGCCGTCGGCGTCGGAGACGACGTTCGGCATGACCTGCGCGTGGTAGAGCGACGTGGAGAAGATCTCGCGGTCGCGGGCGGCGCCGCCGTCGACCTGGATCGCGCCGAGCTGCCGGGCCCAGGCGCGCCGCGCGGCGGCGCGCGCCGCGCCGAACGACCGGCGAGCGAGTGCGTCGGCCGCCAGGTTGTGGCGCGCGCCGGCCACGCTGACCGTCGAGATCGCGACGCGCGCGACGACCGCGCGCTGGGCGTCGCCGGCGGTGTCGAACGTCGCATAGGCGCCGGCCTGCGCGCCCTTGGTCGGGTTGCCGGGCACGGCCTTCGGGCCGCCGCCGAGGCGCTTGTACTGCAACAACAGCGGGCCGGTCCGGTCGGCGACCTCGTCCGACGTGCTGCGGCCGCCGGGCCGCAGCGTCGTCCGCCGCCACGTCCCGGACGTCGCGAACGGTCGGTCGAAGCGGATGACGAAGTGCAAGGTGTAGCGGTCGGCGGCGTAGCAGAAGCCGCCACTGCCGACGGTCCCGCTGATCTCGCGCCGTGCCGGGTCGACGCGCAGGTTCGCGACGGTGTTGCCCATCGCGCTGCCGCCGGCGTTGACGAGGATCGAGCCGTGCGGCCCACGCGGGAACGTGACGCGCAGCGCGCCGGCGCGCTGGGTCGCGGTCAGCTCGGCCTCGATGGCGCGCCTGCCCGGGTTCAGCCGCACGCGGTAGTCGCCCGGCCGGGCGACCTCGCCGCGGTGCGTGAAGGCCGCGACGTACCGCGGGTTCACGTCGTAGGAGCCCTTGACCGAGGGCGCCGCGTCCACCGCGTGCGTCGTCGGCAGCAGCGGCACGTCGGAGAGCGCCGCGCAGCCGGCGCCGGACAGGTGCGTGAGGCTGAAGCCCTTGATCTCGTCGTCGCGGTAGGAGTAGCCGCCGGCCGGGTTGACGATCCCCGGCGCGGTGTCCGGGCTCAGCTGCACCATCCCGAACGGCGCGACCGCGCCCGGGTAGGTGGCGCCCGCACCGCCGCCCGTCCCGAAGTCCGCCGCGCCCTCGTCGGTCCCGATCCGGGTGTCCACGCTGGCCGACGGCGAGCCCGCCCACGCGGGTGCGGCCCCCACGAGCATCGTCGCCGCGACCCCTACGACCCACCCTCTCCCGAGCACGGCCGGGACCCTACGCCACGCGAGATGAGCAAGGGCCGCCACACTCTCCCGCGCCGGCCGTTCTCCTCACAGCTGTCAACTACACCGAGGTTCCGATGCACTTCAACAAGTCAACTCGCAGCACCGTGGTCGCCGCTCTGGCGATGGGGTCGCTGGCCGCGGTCCCGGCCGTCTCGTCCGCCTCGGCGCCGCCGAACAACGGCGTGCGCCACATCGTCGACTCCAGCACGCTGACCGAGAACGGGAGCGTCAAGCGCAAGATGGACGTCGAGACGTGGCTCGATGCGGACAGCGAGTTCTACGTCACGACGGTCGGCGACTTCGTCGCCGAGAACGCGATCAACGCCAACGGCTACTACGGCTACACCGCGCTGAACAACGTGCTGCTCCACAACGCCGAGAGCTCGGGCGTGCAGGA contains:
- a CDS encoding GH92 family glycosyl hydrolase, encoding MLGRGWVVGVAATMLVGAAPAWAGSPSASVDTRIGTDEGAADFGTGGGAGATYPGAVAPFGMVQLSPDTAPGIVNPAGGYSYRDDEIKGFSLTHLSGAGCAALSDVPLLPTTHAVDAAPSVKGSYDVNPRYVAAFTHRGEVARPGDYRVRLNPGRRAIEAELTATQRAGALRVTFPRGPHGSILVNAGGSAMGNTVANLRVDPARREISGTVGSGGFCYAADRYTLHFVIRFDRPFATSGTWRRTTLRPGGRSTSDEVADRTGPLLLQYKRLGGGPKAVPGNPTKGAQAGAYATFDTAGDAQRAVVARVAISTVSVAGARHNLAADALARRSFGAARAAARRAWARQLGAIQVDGGAARDREIFSTSLYHAQVMPNVVSDADGRYLGQDGRVHRAAGFDKYSNISGWDTYRSQMPLMALVAPRAASDLVRSMVADQHDGGSLPKWPVLSGQTNVMVGDPADLLIAGAYAFGARDFDAKAAVRAMVAGATQPKVIANGGYVERAGLDDYQRLGYVGFEQNTDSPGQTVAPAKVWGTASTTLEYALADFGIARVAAGAGDAATCGAFAARAGNWRNVFDPATGLMQPRAAATGAFVAQPGAGGAGFVEGTAAQYTWFVPQDVAGLVAALGGRDAARARLDTFFTTLNSGAESDKAFLGNEPTLLTPALYNWLGRPAAGAGIVRKAMLSLYRATPGGFPGNDDGGQMSAWWVFGALGLSPSVPGTGVLTLGSPLFPKVTLKLAGGRTVEIRAPRAAPSRPYVHAVRLNGKPLTRTWLAYGALRRGRTRIDVDLSASAAQTWGTAETAAPPSFGGAAACGR